A DNA window from Engystomops pustulosus chromosome 10, aEngPut4.maternal, whole genome shotgun sequence contains the following coding sequences:
- the HPDL gene encoding 4-hydroxyphenylpyruvate dioxygenase-like protein isoform X1 gives MLQVTFPFCTMTSPLVRLSHITLQVSNPQRIITDLVTKYRFRPFAARGLDGVAPCQVALRHGQVVFIVNETPEKSSLLYDFAVPLPSPDTACNISYEVEDLPGLCRHLVSNGCRLLVPPTQLHSDAGSVSYSVVKSILGNVRHTLIDRSRYTGTILPGFQPLHKEEDNPSPADVTRIDHVTYACPRGATPRIIEWYSRCFGFQHFPLREGEDPNRGFEISGPQIGLRLTSVECSGREEVGKIVMAESLPQQGLNQIDQFLQHHREGGIQHVGLLTPNIFRSAEALTDSGVLFAGQPPSYYTDPQKKEEILCAGLAPQHLARFGILLDTSTELQEDEERRILLQVFAEPLFSKDSFYLELIERRGAQGFGEGNIRALWRSMQDMIDDLSQKVQEGAVTQ, from the exons ATGCTGCAG GTGACCTTCCCGTTCTGCACCATGACCTCCCCGCTGGTTCGCCTCAGTCACATCACCCTCCAGGTCTCCAACCCGCAGAGGATCATCACTGACCTGGTGACCAAATACAGGTTTAGGCCGTTTGCGGCGCGGGGTCTGGACGGGGTCGCGCCTTGTCAGGTGGCGTTGAGACACGGACAAGTCGTGTTCATTGTGAATGAGACCCCAGAGAAATCGTCTCTGCTGTACGACTTTGCAGTCCCCCTGCCGTCCCCAGACACTGCCTGCAACATCAGCTACGAGGTGGAGGACCTACCAGGACTGTGCCGCCACCTGGTCAGCAATGGCTGCCGCTTACTAGTGCCCCCCACCCAGCTGCACAGCGACGCCGGCTCCGTGTCCTACTCTGTGGTCAAGTCCATACTGGGGAACGTGCGGCACACGCTGATAGACCGCTCCCGCTACACCGGCACCATCCTGCCAGGTTTCCAGCCCCTCCACAAAGAAGAGGACAACCCttctccagcagatgtcaccagAATAGATCATGTGACCTACGCCTGTCCACGGGGGGCCACGCCAAGGATCATCGAATGGTATAGCCGCTGTTTTGGGTTCCAACACTTCCCTCTCCGAGAGGGAGAAGACCCCAACCGGGGATTTGAGATCAGTGGTCCCCAGATCGGGCTCCGTCTGACCTCAGTGGAGTGCTCGGGGCGGGAGGAGGTGGGGAAGATCGTGATGGCGGAGTCCTTACCCCAGCAGGGGTTAAACCAGATCGACCAGTTCCTCCAGCATCATAGAGAAGGAGGGATCCAGCACGTTGGCCTCCTGACCCCCAACATCTTCCGATCTGCGGAGGCCCTGACTGACAGCGGGGTTCTCTTTGCTGGGCAGCCCCCGTCATATTACACTGACCCCCAGAAGAAGGAGGAGATCCTCTGTGCAGGCCTCGCCCCGCAGCACCTCGCCCGCTTCGGGATCCTGCTGGACACTTCCACCGAGCTCCAGGAGGACGAGGAGCGGAGGATCCTCCTCCAGGTCTTCGCTGAACCCTTGTTCTCCAAGGACTCGTTCTACCTGGAGCTGATCGAGCGCAGGGGGGCGCAGGGATTCGGGGAGGGGAACATCCGGGCGCTGTGGCGATCCATGCAGGACATGATCGATGACCTCAGCCAAAAAgtgcaggagggggcagtgacccAGTAA
- the HPDL gene encoding 4-hydroxyphenylpyruvate dioxygenase-like protein isoform X2, which yields MTSPLVRLSHITLQVSNPQRIITDLVTKYRFRPFAARGLDGVAPCQVALRHGQVVFIVNETPEKSSLLYDFAVPLPSPDTACNISYEVEDLPGLCRHLVSNGCRLLVPPTQLHSDAGSVSYSVVKSILGNVRHTLIDRSRYTGTILPGFQPLHKEEDNPSPADVTRIDHVTYACPRGATPRIIEWYSRCFGFQHFPLREGEDPNRGFEISGPQIGLRLTSVECSGREEVGKIVMAESLPQQGLNQIDQFLQHHREGGIQHVGLLTPNIFRSAEALTDSGVLFAGQPPSYYTDPQKKEEILCAGLAPQHLARFGILLDTSTELQEDEERRILLQVFAEPLFSKDSFYLELIERRGAQGFGEGNIRALWRSMQDMIDDLSQKVQEGAVTQ from the coding sequence ATGACCTCCCCGCTGGTTCGCCTCAGTCACATCACCCTCCAGGTCTCCAACCCGCAGAGGATCATCACTGACCTGGTGACCAAATACAGGTTTAGGCCGTTTGCGGCGCGGGGTCTGGACGGGGTCGCGCCTTGTCAGGTGGCGTTGAGACACGGACAAGTCGTGTTCATTGTGAATGAGACCCCAGAGAAATCGTCTCTGCTGTACGACTTTGCAGTCCCCCTGCCGTCCCCAGACACTGCCTGCAACATCAGCTACGAGGTGGAGGACCTACCAGGACTGTGCCGCCACCTGGTCAGCAATGGCTGCCGCTTACTAGTGCCCCCCACCCAGCTGCACAGCGACGCCGGCTCCGTGTCCTACTCTGTGGTCAAGTCCATACTGGGGAACGTGCGGCACACGCTGATAGACCGCTCCCGCTACACCGGCACCATCCTGCCAGGTTTCCAGCCCCTCCACAAAGAAGAGGACAACCCttctccagcagatgtcaccagAATAGATCATGTGACCTACGCCTGTCCACGGGGGGCCACGCCAAGGATCATCGAATGGTATAGCCGCTGTTTTGGGTTCCAACACTTCCCTCTCCGAGAGGGAGAAGACCCCAACCGGGGATTTGAGATCAGTGGTCCCCAGATCGGGCTCCGTCTGACCTCAGTGGAGTGCTCGGGGCGGGAGGAGGTGGGGAAGATCGTGATGGCGGAGTCCTTACCCCAGCAGGGGTTAAACCAGATCGACCAGTTCCTCCAGCATCATAGAGAAGGAGGGATCCAGCACGTTGGCCTCCTGACCCCCAACATCTTCCGATCTGCGGAGGCCCTGACTGACAGCGGGGTTCTCTTTGCTGGGCAGCCCCCGTCATATTACACTGACCCCCAGAAGAAGGAGGAGATCCTCTGTGCAGGCCTCGCCCCGCAGCACCTCGCCCGCTTCGGGATCCTGCTGGACACTTCCACCGAGCTCCAGGAGGACGAGGAGCGGAGGATCCTCCTCCAGGTCTTCGCTGAACCCTTGTTCTCCAAGGACTCGTTCTACCTGGAGCTGATCGAGCGCAGGGGGGCGCAGGGATTCGGGGAGGGGAACATCCGGGCGCTGTGGCGATCCATGCAGGACATGATCGATGACCTCAGCCAAAAAgtgcaggagggggcagtgacccAGTAA